One window of Atribacter laminatus genomic DNA carries:
- the hxlB gene encoding 6-phospho-3-hexuloisomerase, which translates to MIIRELAATVVNELKQVFERLNEDEVEKFTQAIVDAKRVFLVGGGREGLSLRAFAMRLTHLGKIAHWIWDDTTPAIGERDLLVATSGGGNVPHIHHIVVESKKAGAKIAIVTGNPSRETPKLADLILMVPASVYRGGLNTVPSIQPMGCLFEQSLYIVFDLIVLILADKMKVSREEMEKRHRNVE; encoded by the coding sequence ATGATAATTCGAGAATTAGCTGCAACTGTTGTGAATGAGTTGAAACAGGTTTTTGAGAGATTAAATGAGGATGAAGTGGAAAAATTTACTCAAGCAATTGTTGATGCCAAACGGGTATTTTTGGTTGGTGGAGGGAGAGAAGGATTATCTTTAAGAGCTTTTGCTATGAGGTTAACCCATCTTGGCAAAATTGCTCACTGGATTTGGGATGATACAACACCGGCTATAGGTGAAAGAGATTTATTGGTTGCCACTTCTGGAGGCGGAAATGTTCCCCATATTCATCATATTGTTGTGGAATCAAAGAAAGCAGGAGCCAAAATTGCCATTGTAACTGGTAATCCCAGTCGAGAAACCCCCAAGCTGGCAGATCTTATTCTCATGGTTCCGGCTTCGGTTTATCGAGGAGGACTTAACACTGTTCCTTCCATTCAACCCATGGGATGTCTCTTTGAGCAGTCTCTTTATATAGTCTTTGATTTGATAGTCCTCATCCTTGCTGATAAGATGAAAGTTAGCCGAGAAGAAATGGAAAAACGTCATCGAAATGTTGAATAA
- a CDS encoding bifunctional alpha,alpha-trehalose-phosphate synthase (UDP-forming)/trehalose-phosphatase, with amino-acid sequence MPRLVIISNRLPISIQKKPGGSIEYQRSAGGLATGLGSFYKNYESLWIGWPGIVREGLKLEETKLVKDSLKEEKCYPVFMGRRDIDWYYNGFCNRTIWPLFHYFPTYVKYDNEYWETYKKVNKIFFDTVADILQPDDLVWIHDYQLMLLPNLIREMYPEIVIGFFLHIPFPSYELFRLLPWRNEILMGFLGSNLIGFHTYDYARHFQSSVRQLLGLDSLLGQINVNGRIVKVDAFPMGIDYHFYSQASKNKEIINESDKLKEKFGNRKIVISVDRLDYTKGIIKRLKAIDLFLEKNPEYEKKFTLVLVVVPSRIGTKNYFLLKKQIDEMVGYINGKYGSIDWIPIWYLYRQLPLMNLTALYNIADVALVTPLRDGMNLVAKEYLATKAERKGVLILSEMAGAARELGEAIIVNPNDVEAIVEAIKKAFLLSAEEQVEMNRTMNHRLSRYTIEKWAKEFLDNLIKARDTQLEYSTKKLTKTIRNRIQNEYISAHQRLLLLDYDGTLVSFADAPRKAKPDEKLLHLLEKLTRDQRNQVVIISGRKKETLESWFDFSRLILVAEHGAWIKRIPDDWQTIEPLSNQWKEQIRPLMEHYVDWTPGSFLEEKDFSLVWHYRKADPNLADVRTKELENALLDLIANLNLGVLRGNKIVEVKNVSINKGRIASLLLNDYPSDFILAIGDDYTDEDIFTMLPETAHSIKVGIGSTYANYSIQTPGDVRQLLLEITEVTK; translated from the coding sequence ATGCCTCGATTAGTGATTATTTCTAACCGATTGCCGATTAGTATTCAGAAAAAACCTGGAGGTAGTATTGAATATCAAAGAAGCGCTGGGGGACTAGCCACCGGCCTTGGTTCTTTTTACAAAAATTATGAAAGTTTATGGATAGGCTGGCCAGGCATAGTCCGTGAAGGTTTAAAATTAGAAGAGACCAAACTGGTTAAGGATTCTTTAAAAGAAGAAAAATGTTACCCAGTCTTTATGGGAAGAAGAGATATTGATTGGTATTATAATGGATTCTGTAATCGAACCATTTGGCCTTTGTTCCATTACTTTCCTACATATGTAAAGTATGATAATGAATATTGGGAAACGTATAAAAAAGTCAACAAGATATTTTTCGATACCGTTGCGGACATTCTTCAGCCGGACGACTTGGTCTGGATTCATGACTATCAACTGATGCTTCTTCCTAATTTGATACGTGAAATGTATCCTGAAATCGTTATTGGCTTTTTTCTCCATATCCCATTCCCTTCTTATGAATTATTTCGCTTGCTTCCCTGGAGAAATGAAATATTAATGGGTTTTCTTGGGTCTAACTTAATTGGTTTTCATACCTATGACTATGCTCGGCATTTTCAATCCAGTGTTCGGCAATTATTGGGATTGGATTCTTTATTAGGACAAATTAATGTGAATGGAAGAATTGTAAAAGTGGATGCCTTTCCCATGGGTATTGATTATCATTTTTACTCGCAAGCGAGTAAAAATAAGGAAATTATTAATGAAAGTGATAAATTGAAAGAAAAATTTGGCAATCGTAAAATCGTTATTTCGGTTGACCGATTGGATTATACCAAAGGAATAATAAAACGATTAAAAGCCATTGATCTCTTTTTGGAAAAAAATCCTGAATATGAAAAGAAATTCACCTTGGTACTGGTGGTGGTTCCATCGAGAATCGGGACTAAGAATTACTTTCTTTTAAAAAAGCAAATTGATGAAATGGTTGGCTATATAAACGGAAAATATGGTTCAATTGATTGGATACCCATTTGGTATCTCTACCGGCAATTACCGCTCATGAATCTCACAGCTCTTTATAACATCGCTGATGTTGCATTGGTAACGCCATTGCGAGATGGTATGAACTTGGTTGCTAAAGAATATTTAGCGACGAAAGCTGAGAGGAAGGGGGTTTTAATTCTTAGTGAAATGGCCGGAGCAGCTCGAGAATTAGGAGAAGCCATTATCGTCAATCCAAACGATGTAGAAGCAATTGTTGAGGCCATAAAAAAAGCATTCTTGCTTTCTGCAGAAGAACAGGTTGAGATGAATCGAACCATGAACCACCGCTTGTCACGTTATACGATCGAAAAATGGGCGAAAGAATTTCTGGATAATTTAATCAAGGCAAGAGACACCCAGCTAGAATATTCGACAAAAAAACTGACTAAAACCATTCGAAATCGTATTCAGAATGAATATATCTCTGCTCACCAACGCCTATTGTTGTTAGATTATGACGGAACACTGGTTTCTTTTGCTGACGCTCCTCGAAAAGCGAAACCCGATGAAAAGCTCCTTCATTTATTGGAAAAATTGACCAGAGACCAAAGAAACCAGGTGGTGATAATCAGCGGGAGAAAGAAAGAAACCTTAGAATCCTGGTTTGATTTTTCCAGATTGATATTGGTTGCTGAACATGGCGCTTGGATTAAGAGAATCCCAGATGATTGGCAAACTATTGAACCTTTGTCGAACCAATGGAAAGAACAGATACGTCCACTTATGGAACATTATGTCGACTGGACACCCGGTTCATTTTTGGAAGAAAAAGACTTTTCATTGGTATGGCACTATCGGAAAGCTGATCCAAACTTAGCCGATGTTCGGACAAAAGAATTGGAAAATGCTTTGCTGGATTTGATTGCCAATCTTAATTTAGGAGTTTTAAGAGGGAACAAGATTGTCGAAGTTAAAAATGTGTCCATCAATAAAGGTCGAATAGCGAGCTTATTGTTAAACGATTATCCTTCTGATTTTATCCTGGCTATCGGTGATGATTATACCGATGAAGATATATTCACGATGTTACCTGAAACTGCCCATTCAATAAAAGTGGGAATTGGATCGACATATGCCAATTACAGCATTCAAACACCGGGAGATGTTCGGCAACTCCTTCTGGAAATAACGGAGGTGACTAAATGA
- a CDS encoding glycosyltransferase, with translation MKRLEDYQEIVGDEVIFRIHNKMTKLYGKHVVHVNSTYQGGGVAEMLSSLVPLMNDIGLDAGWRILHGNPDFFGITKKFHNALQGDPLHFTHIKRDLYVNNNEDFSQFTHLDHDACIIHDPQPLPLVRFYKKRQPWIWRCHIDLTDPNQRLWNFLKSFILKYDLVIVSNEKYLRKDLPVKQIIIPPAIDPLSPKNKPLTEYTIQKTMKKFRVPLNKPIITQISRFDKWKDPEGVIDIYREVRKAIDCRLVLCGSMASDDPEGYKIYSKIMKKHDALIKKRELILLTTENSILVNALQRQANVVIQKSTREGFGLTVTEALWKGKPVIASNIGGIPLQIQDGESGFLIDPQDKKGTVEKVISLLKNPEMGIEMGEKGKEHVRKNFLIVRLLENYLDLLAEVIK, from the coding sequence ATGAAGAGATTAGAAGATTATCAAGAAATTGTAGGAGATGAAGTAATATTTCGAATTCATAACAAAATGACGAAATTGTATGGAAAACATGTCGTGCATGTCAACTCGACCTATCAGGGTGGTGGGGTGGCTGAAATGTTATCTTCTCTAGTCCCTTTGATGAATGATATTGGCCTTGATGCTGGATGGAGAATTTTACATGGGAACCCTGATTTTTTTGGAATTACTAAAAAATTTCATAATGCGCTTCAAGGTGACCCTCTTCACTTTACACACATTAAAAGGGATTTATATGTTAATAATAATGAAGATTTTTCACAGTTTACTCACCTTGATCATGATGCCTGCATTATTCACGACCCCCAACCTTTGCCCTTGGTTCGTTTTTATAAAAAAAGACAACCGTGGATTTGGAGATGTCATATTGATTTGACTGATCCCAATCAGCGTCTTTGGAATTTCCTTAAAAGTTTTATATTAAAGTATGACTTAGTAATTGTTTCGAATGAAAAGTATCTCAGAAAAGATCTTCCAGTTAAACAGATTATCATCCCACCAGCCATTGATCCCCTTTCACCAAAAAACAAACCACTCACTGAATATACCATCCAAAAAACTATGAAGAAATTTAGAGTTCCCCTCAATAAACCTATCATTACTCAAATTTCTCGTTTTGATAAATGGAAAGATCCTGAGGGAGTCATAGACATTTATCGAGAGGTCCGAAAGGCAATTGATTGCCGTCTGGTTTTGTGTGGAAGCATGGCTAGCGATGATCCCGAAGGATATAAGATTTATTCAAAAATTATGAAAAAACATGATGCTCTCATAAAAAAGCGAGAACTAATCCTGCTTACCACCGAAAACAGTATTCTGGTTAATGCCTTACAGAGACAAGCGAATGTGGTCATTCAAAAATCAACTCGCGAAGGTTTTGGACTGACTGTTACCGAAGCTCTTTGGAAAGGAAAACCGGTAATTGCTTCCAATATTGGAGGTATACCTTTACAGATTCAAGACGGAGAAAGTGGTTTTCTCATCGATCCTCAAGACAAAAAAGGAACTGTCGAGAAAGTCATTTCTCTCCTTAAAAACCCTGAAATGGGAATAGAAATGGGAGAAAAAGGGAAGGAACACGTACGAAAAAATTTTCTTATAGTCAGATTATTAGAAAATTATCTCGACCTCCTAGCTGAAGTAATCAAATAA
- a CDS encoding substrate-binding domain-containing protein: protein MKLKVLFMICVLVFSLVFASTLPVFSQEKEQYYWIASVSTLPLFLTHDYPALKEEADRVGAEIHFMGPQNIDIEMQNNVLQQVMAKNPDGILFMPFGEGHNTVIDQVLAQGVPLVCIDGDAPNTNRICYSGTDWEELGRFQARLMAELIGEKGKVMLSAVIPNDNTLKARNGIEKEMEKYPNIEIVGLQNDQGSVIEAARLTAEAIQANPEINGFIGINASSGPGIARAIEEAGKVGEIKVVCVDNTPDIIEAVKKQTIQAAVVQKREAFEIWGFRVLYEYNHPSTPILQKYKDMGFPMVPKLIMTGVLVMTPDNVDQMIDVLDYQEQVYKDMGLM from the coding sequence GTGAAATTAAAAGTTTTGTTCATGATATGTGTTTTAGTCTTTAGTTTGGTATTTGCTTCAACACTTCCAGTTTTTTCCCAAGAAAAAGAGCAGTATTACTGGATAGCCAGTGTTTCAACCCTTCCGCTTTTTTTAACCCATGATTATCCAGCGTTAAAGGAAGAAGCCGACCGGGTAGGTGCTGAGATTCATTTCATGGGACCGCAAAACATTGATATTGAAATGCAAAACAATGTCCTCCAGCAAGTCATGGCTAAAAATCCAGATGGAATACTTTTTATGCCTTTTGGAGAAGGTCACAATACCGTTATTGACCAGGTTTTAGCTCAGGGAGTGCCTCTGGTTTGCATTGACGGTGATGCACCAAATACCAACAGAATTTGTTATTCCGGAACCGACTGGGAAGAATTGGGAAGATTTCAGGCAAGACTCATGGCTGAACTCATTGGAGAAAAAGGGAAAGTAATGTTGAGTGCCGTTATTCCAAACGATAATACCTTAAAAGCACGGAACGGTATTGAGAAAGAAATGGAGAAATATCCAAACATTGAAATTGTTGGTCTCCAAAACGACCAAGGTTCAGTTATCGAAGCGGCCAGGCTCACTGCCGAAGCCATTCAAGCTAACCCAGAAATTAATGGATTCATTGGCATCAATGCCTCGAGTGGTCCGGGTATTGCCCGAGCTATTGAGGAAGCAGGAAAAGTTGGAGAAATCAAAGTGGTTTGCGTTGACAATACACCTGACATTATTGAAGCAGTTAAAAAGCAAACCATCCAAGCTGCCGTAGTTCAAAAGCGGGAAGCCTTCGAAATTTGGGGATTCCGAGTTCTTTATGAATACAATCACCCCAGCACACCAATCTTGCAGAAATATAAAGATATGGGTTTCCCCATGGTGCCGAAATTGATTATGACCGGTGTTTTGGTTATGACTCCCGATAATGTCGATCAAATGATTGATGTTTTGGATTACCAAGAACAAGTCTATAAGGATATGGGATTAATGTAA
- a CDS encoding acetamidase/formamidase family protein, which yields MFHVIPKSYRTFRFSSHFQPTIIVSPGDYLLFHTQDAHNGTIDISQPWTDVPFPELDQDSGNPVTGLVSVKNALIGKLLRVKILQIIPDPVGILPVRSYMGIMRNVVSDRLARTVKYQDKKIWISQELALPARPMVGTIGIAPEKGEIPTITAGSHGGNMDDNLVDEHAEVFFPIQQQGALLGLGDVHAAMGEGELTGGGVDISAQVLVQVDVVDSFFPSKNPVIIRKGMVSTHGFGKDYSEAAKIASEEMAQLLIYQLKLSKYEAVLLMAARGDLGLCQACLSDSSATGVRMTFPILW from the coding sequence ATGTTCCACGTTATTCCAAAGTCTTACCGAACCTTTCGTTTTTCATCACATTTTCAGCCAACTATAATTGTTTCACCGGGAGATTATCTTCTTTTTCATACTCAAGATGCTCATAATGGAACCATTGACATATCTCAACCATGGACTGATGTGCCTTTTCCTGAGCTTGATCAAGATAGTGGGAATCCGGTGACGGGGTTAGTTTCAGTTAAAAATGCGTTGATTGGAAAATTGCTTCGGGTAAAAATTTTACAAATCATTCCTGATCCGGTTGGGATATTGCCGGTGAGGTCATATATGGGAATAATGCGCAATGTGGTTTCAGACCGTTTAGCACGAACTGTAAAATACCAAGATAAAAAGATATGGATTTCTCAGGAATTAGCACTTCCCGCTCGACCAATGGTTGGAACCATTGGCATTGCGCCAGAAAAGGGTGAGATTCCGACTATTACAGCTGGTTCCCATGGTGGAAACATGGATGATAACTTGGTTGATGAACATGCTGAGGTTTTCTTTCCCATCCAACAGCAAGGGGCATTGCTCGGTTTAGGAGATGTACATGCTGCCATGGGAGAAGGTGAGCTCACTGGTGGAGGGGTCGATATTTCTGCCCAAGTATTAGTTCAAGTTGATGTTGTTGATTCTTTCTTTCCATCAAAAAACCCGGTTATCATAAGAAAAGGGATGGTTAGTACTCATGGGTTTGGTAAGGACTATTCAGAAGCGGCTAAGATAGCCTCAGAAGAAATGGCCCAACTTTTAATATACCAATTAAAATTATCCAAATATGAGGCAGTCCTCCTTATGGCAGCTCGGGGTGATTTAGGGCTTTGCCAGGCTTGCTTGTCCGATTCGTCAGCTACCGGAGTGAGAATGACTTTCCCAATCCTATGGTAA
- a CDS encoding sugar ABC transporter ATP-binding protein, with protein MKEAILEMKSITKAFPGVIALDSVNFSVFPGEIHALVGKNGAGKSTLISIISGVYGPDKGELFVDGSKVSYSHLHNLPISTVYQESTVFPNLSIADNVFAGDEPINHLSLVSNQTKIGETKKLLEIFQLNFDPLTLVTQLSPAEKKLVEILRALQKKSRIMILDEPTAALTLSETKKLFQLLHNLKKSEIGIIYISHRLEEIFEVADRVTVLRDGVWQGTEYINQIDMPRLITMMVGKKKELIEEVKKDEVEVRTKGEVLCEVKNLTHYYRKFKNVNFQVRKNEILGLAGLIGAGKTELAKAIFGQERLETGEIELEGEKISIHSPLDAIHYGIVYITENRKEEGLFLDTSIKNNIVAPDLTTVANNLGFISDHKINQISNQVIQQFNIKAYDADQITNTLSGGNQQKVLLGLWLHLKPKVLLVDEPTVGIDVESKTEIYKLLRKIADSGVAVIMISSEIKELLNNSDRIITMYKGTIIEEFIASQVSEKELLASISGISNRE; from the coding sequence TTGAAAGAAGCCATTTTAGAGATGAAGAGTATTACCAAGGCTTTTCCTGGCGTTATTGCTCTTGATTCAGTGAATTTTTCTGTATTTCCTGGGGAAATTCATGCTTTAGTTGGTAAGAATGGAGCCGGAAAAAGCACACTTATATCAATCATTTCCGGAGTATATGGTCCAGATAAGGGTGAATTATTTGTTGATGGATCGAAGGTTTCATATTCCCATTTGCATAATCTACCAATATCTACGGTATACCAGGAAAGTACTGTTTTTCCAAATCTATCAATTGCTGATAATGTTTTTGCCGGTGATGAACCTATCAATCATTTATCTTTAGTTTCAAATCAAACCAAAATTGGAGAAACTAAAAAGCTTTTAGAAATTTTCCAGTTGAATTTCGATCCTTTGACCTTGGTAACCCAACTCTCCCCAGCTGAAAAAAAATTAGTGGAAATTCTTCGAGCATTGCAAAAAAAGAGTCGAATTATGATTTTGGATGAACCAACTGCTGCGTTAACTTTGTCGGAAACCAAAAAACTTTTTCAACTCCTTCATAATTTAAAAAAATCTGAAATTGGAATTATCTATATTTCTCACCGCTTGGAAGAAATATTCGAAGTAGCCGATAGGGTTACAGTTCTTCGAGATGGAGTTTGGCAAGGAACTGAATATATCAATCAAATTGACATGCCACGTTTAATTACGATGATGGTAGGAAAAAAGAAGGAATTAATTGAGGAGGTAAAAAAAGACGAGGTAGAAGTTAGAACCAAGGGTGAAGTGCTTTGTGAAGTTAAAAATTTAACTCACTATTATCGAAAATTTAAAAATGTAAATTTTCAAGTTCGAAAAAACGAAATTTTAGGTTTAGCTGGTTTAATTGGAGCAGGAAAGACCGAATTGGCCAAAGCGATTTTTGGCCAAGAAAGATTGGAAACCGGGGAAATTGAACTTGAAGGGGAAAAGATTTCTATTCATAGCCCCTTAGATGCGATTCACTATGGAATTGTTTATATTACTGAAAACAGGAAAGAAGAAGGATTGTTTTTAGATACTTCAATTAAAAATAATATTGTTGCTCCGGATTTAACTACAGTAGCAAACAATCTGGGTTTTATAAGTGATCATAAGATTAATCAAATATCCAATCAGGTCATTCAGCAATTTAATATTAAAGCTTATGACGCCGATCAAATTACCAATACCTTAAGTGGTGGAAATCAACAGAAAGTCCTCCTGGGGTTATGGCTTCATCTCAAACCAAAAGTATTGTTGGTAGATGAACCGACTGTAGGAATTGACGTTGAATCAAAAACTGAAATTTACAAACTTCTCAGAAAAATAGCCGACTCTGGAGTGGCTGTTATCATGATATCTTCTGAAATTAAGGAGTTGCTGAATAACTCTGATCGAATCATCACCATGTATAAAGGAACCATCATTGAAGAATTTATTGCTTCACAAGTGAGTGAAAAGGAACTTCTGGCATCGATTTCCGGGATTTCCAATCGAGAATAG
- a CDS encoding ABC transporter permease, producing the protein MSNRIKQDENSRTSKEKMIPEQKSSGTKGSFSIPEESILTKLLTRREIILIICIGIIVIFVPFFNKNFLTFSNLKILLLSNSTVAIMALGIGMLLIMGEIDLSIGANMALSGVLAAIFMQTYGYSVPVSIGIALIATLLVGLVNGLLVVKVGINFLITTLAIQGIIRGTVIILAEGGVAFLPPAFNKIGQNTLLGFQLPVWFMFILVLFFGLMVAKHRFFRQLYFIGGNIKAARLVGISTDKTRMIVYLLSSLLAGMAGILNTARFGSAFPSAGTGAEMSCISAAVLGGCSLSGGQGNMFGVFLGVIFIGLLSNVLVMLNVSTYWHQIINGMVLIAAITFDIVMQKVRKEKQRKMLLQ; encoded by the coding sequence ATGTCCAATCGGATTAAGCAAGATGAAAATTCTCGTACTTCAAAAGAGAAAATGATACCAGAGCAGAAATCGTCGGGAACAAAGGGATCTTTCTCAATTCCTGAAGAATCGATTTTAACAAAACTTTTAACCCGACGAGAAATAATTCTCATCATCTGCATCGGAATTATAGTTATTTTTGTTCCATTCTTTAATAAGAACTTTTTAACCTTCTCAAATTTAAAGATATTGCTCCTTAGCAACTCAACGGTTGCAATTATGGCTCTTGGAATTGGTATGCTCCTTATAATGGGAGAAATTGATTTAAGTATTGGAGCCAATATGGCTTTGTCGGGAGTTTTGGCGGCTATTTTTATGCAAACCTATGGCTATAGTGTGCCAGTATCCATCGGAATTGCTTTGATTGCAACCCTTTTGGTAGGGTTAGTTAATGGACTTTTGGTTGTAAAGGTTGGTATTAATTTTCTGATTACAACCTTAGCTATCCAAGGCATTATTCGAGGAACCGTCATCATTTTGGCGGAAGGAGGAGTAGCTTTCCTTCCCCCGGCTTTTAATAAGATTGGCCAAAACACATTACTAGGATTTCAACTGCCGGTTTGGTTTATGTTTATACTAGTCTTATTTTTTGGTTTGATGGTTGCGAAACATCGATTTTTCCGTCAGCTCTATTTCATCGGTGGAAATATTAAGGCAGCTCGTTTGGTAGGAATATCCACTGACAAAACTCGGATGATTGTCTATCTTTTATCAAGCCTACTAGCTGGAATGGCGGGTATTCTCAATACTGCCCGTTTTGGTTCTGCTTTTCCTTCTGCAGGAACCGGTGCTGAGATGAGCTGTATTTCAGCAGCAGTGTTGGGAGGATGTAGTCTTTCCGGCGGACAAGGAAATATGTTCGGAGTATTTCTGGGTGTTATTTTTATTGGTCTTTTGTCCAATGTGTTAGTCATGTTGAATGTTTCAACCTATTGGCATCAGATTATTAATGGCATGGTTCTTATTGCTGCCATAACCTTTGATATTGTGATGCAGAAGGTTAGAAAAGAAAAACAAAGGAAAATGTTATTACAATAA